The genomic DNA aacaaaatgaaaaaaaatgacaaaggaagaaaaaaagtttGACCAAACGTTCATTctctgtaattattttttttaataaataattattttcagctTTATTCTCAGTTTTTAAGTATCCTTATTATTCTCTCATTTTCAAAGAGATTGGCATCTAACAAGGATACAAACATTATATCTGTAAGTCTAATTTAAGCTTGTATGCGATCCTTGAGTTAGTTAATTACCCAATAAAAATAAGGAAGTTGAATCTGAAGTATCCAATTGTTAAATCAGCACTGACATCTCCATGAAACGTTGGTGTGTCAGATAAAAGGTGCAAGAGCTAAAAAGACACTACACCTTCAGCACCTGCTTCCTCTTTAGACTAACTGCCTGTCAGTCCGTGATCTCTCTCTACCATTAGAAGgcaatgtggaaaacaaatgtcaATAccctttgtttatttaattattgttctgttaattttcacatgcagatTTTACGAGCATTTAATGTGTGTCTCTTAAGTCCTGTTTGGAGCATTTAAATCTTCTGGACCAACATGTTTGTTGacatttaatgttaattaaacTTAAGTTTGAGCTTGAGTCTGACTGATATCACATATAACTCTCTACACCTTTGGGATTGTTGTAACTAGAACTAGCCAAGACATGGATATGTAAGGAGTAGAACATCATTCCTTATGCATCTGGCACTACCCTTTCACTGTGTTTTATACACAGACAATGTTAGATAAAACCATATTGCCACGAGAGCTTGGTGTCTAGAATGGTCTTGGGAATACTGATCAGGCATTTGTAAGGCCAGAGTACAAGAGATCTTATACAGCTGATAGTCaatgagtttttattttgaatttaaggTAGCTTAAACATTTGCAGTTGCATTTGCTGCTGCATTACAGAGACTGAAACTTTTATACCATGCAGCACTTTTAACTTTCCAGAGCAAAATCCCTAAATCCTAACACCAATTCCGAGTCACCTTCCATTCACATTTCCTCTTAGTGTAAATGTTTTTCCACACAGATATTGGAGCATCCTTGGATTTGCTGAGTCAAGCCTTGCATGTAATGGTCCAACCATGTTTTAAACACTGGCTTAAAGATATCTTGGTGCAGATAATTTTATGGTTCTCTtgtgaaaatgaaaaacagaagTCCTTGATTGAACTGCTCATTGTTTGTTAGGGTTTACTGTTGAGACAGGGTTATGGTGTGTTTTTACAAACAAACCTTAGaattgtaaaaatgacaattcttgtatcattcactcaccctcatgttgttccaaacatgtatgaatttctttctttctgaggtaacattctgcctaacatatttagtgttccatggaagaaagaaagtcatatgggttcggaACATGCAGGGTGAGCGAATGATCACAGAATgctactttttgggtgaactatccctttaagtccttaTAAACTCAGTTTACCATTCGTTTTTTCGTTTTTACCTCTCCATCTTCTCGTCTCCTCACAGCTCCAGATTCCCGCCAAATTCTAACCGTTGTGCTGTCAGAATGGCTTGGCGTGAGTGTCAGCCCACATGCGCACCTGCTGCTCCGCATGCAGCTCATGTAAAAACTGTCAAAACGCGCTTAGATGTGGAGAAACGATCTTTAGGCTTCAAACCATGATTAATTCAAATAGGATGTCAAGTTGAATATTCCTCACCTTTTCTAGTTGATAATGATTGACGAGCAGGTTAATTCAAATAGAAGTGATGAAAGGAATGGTAGGACAGGTGTATCTCCAAGCTTCAACCCGACTGGAGATCTCGTGGGAAAGATAAGATCTGTTGGTGTGTCAATCAAAAGATACCCATCCTAAACGTAACTTCCTTCGAGACCTAACCTAGAAAAGAAAAATCTGGTGTAGTGCTTGCGGTTTGTTAACATTAATCTGGTCTGAGACACTTAAAggatacattaaagggatagttcacccaaaaatgaaaattctctcatcatttactcaccttcatgatatcccagatgtgtatgactttctatcttctgcagaacacaaattcagatttttagaatttctcagctttgtaggttcatacaaagcatgagaatgggtgccaaaatgcccaaaattattgacaggcagaaagcgcctCAGACGCTGTCTGATTGGTTACAGAACGAATATGTCTGCTATTGACTATTTACAGAGATTATAACTTTGTGATCGATGTGATATCTCAGGGcagttatttcagtgatatctttcagggagtaggattattttttgcatacctttccatgaaaaaaatcgcttgcagcaactttaagtcaatttttgctagaaattcttctccctgcccagtaggggtgtatgcatgaagaatgtgaatcaccaaaaacacaagaagaatgtgaaagttaaagtggagattggctgagcagggaggagaatttatagaaaaagttactaaaatatttatctgtttctcacccacatctattaaatcgcttctaaagacattgatttaaccactggagtcatatggattacttttatgctgactaatgcgacttttggagcttcaaaattttggcacccattcacttgcattgtatggacctacagagctgagaaattctaaaaatcttcatttgtgttctgctgaagatagaaagtcatacacatctgggatggcatgagggtgagtaaatgacaagagaattttcatttttgggtgagctactcCTTTAATAATCCAAGATTCACTCCTAAAACAACTCTAAAATGAAATTCTTTGTAAACATTAAAGACATTGACTTTttaaatacacattcctggtctttttGTACaagattcatcagtgcacgttattctaaagaaaaaagaTAGGTGTAATCAAAAGATGTTTCGTAGTGCTTTAGGCATTTTTTTAGGCTACTGTTAACTGTAATCgagcctttctaaaatcttgcaGGTAGTTAACGCAGTGATTTAATCCGTTGAAAAAACTGCCAACTTTTcacatgatccaatcaattccagatggatagaatcaagtcccaccctacccTTTTTTCTTGTTTAGTATCTTTTTCCACTTGGAAATACATCCCATCACAGAAgtaaaatgccatttcatgttgactttaagtttGAAAAGTAAAACGAGATTTAATTGGCAACAATGTTAAATCCAGTAATGAAGTTTACCCCTTTACAAGTGAAGTGTTTTAATAGAAATGTAACAATCATAGTTGGTGTGTCTCAGCAGATTCAAATAGCTGACATTTACACTTTTGCTGCTCTGTAGACACTGATTTCACAGAATACATTCCGTGTTATGAACATTTGCTGCTTGCATGCttagtctgtgtctgtctgtcatgtTGCagattttgtgtgagtgtgtttgtgagatgCTGTGTGGTATGAGTTTTACAATATGCTTAAGGGTGAAATGTACCAGCATTGGCACGACACTATGTAAACTATTTAACTTAAAGGAAAATTAGACTAGCTCATCATAGCTTAGTGAAAATATTTAATGCATTCTGAtgatttgaaaatattatttatgatattTGGTGTAAACGCATATGGTTCCTTCCTATGGCCTTAAACTCCATAATTTCTTTTAAGTGTATTTGTTGCTcattgtgtttgtattttgtatttagcCAAATTAAACCTAAAAATaggaggacaaaaaaaaaaaaaaactatttttttaaggtttttggGCTAATTTGAACAGCTTCATCCCTGAAttcattgttttatgtttttaaaactttttctttttaatgtctgatatcatttaaattaaataaagacCCATTTCAATTCATAAAACCTGTCTTCTCATTTGTGGTCATTAATATGTGTGTTTCCTCTATTATGTTTCTCATTGAATCAATACAAAGATACACAGAATGGTGTTCTTTTAAGTTTTACTTCCTTCAGTCAAGATTTGTCAATCAGATCAGTCAAGTTGTGATTCTTTCAACATAGTGGATTGTTTTAATCCCCCGATCTACTCCATCAGATCTTACATACGCTGTTTACCACCAGATAACATTCTTATGGTCATACTGTAAGGGATGGACATTATAGTAATATATGAAGAATATCAAAGGTGATAGATAAATGGCAAGGCTTAGATGTGTAGCGCTCAGCTACAAATCATTCATTTCCACTGGCCCTTCTCATAGTCCCACTTGGCTGAGAAGCTTTCCACAGGGTTCACCCACATTTCCAGCATCCGCTTCACCTGCATAGTCTGCCACTCGTCATCAAGGGTGCAAGGATGAGTGGGATACACTGAGAAACAAGCAAATTTAGGAATTACCAATCACTAGTTTAGTGCTAGCACCTTGAATTGTTATATATTTTGCTGACTGGGAACCtaagttcccacagtcatggaaatatCAGGTAATTTCTAGGCTTGGAGAATTTATAAAAACGAAGAAAAtcttaaagaattttttttttttcttctctagttcagctctaaaatattcaaTCAAATAAATTGCTTTTTGTGTCAATTAAATGATTGTTTAAAATCCTTGTCCAGGAATCACAAACAACTTAAAGTTATGAAATTTCATTGGACAAAACGTGTGGGAACCTTGACCTTTAAACCTAAAGAGATTAAAACTAAAACATCTAAAATAAAGTCCTCCCTCACCATAGAGCCTTTGCCAAAGGACAACTAGGCCTGTGAAACCAATGAAGAAGAAGATTCCTCCAAGCATCGTCTTCGATTCGCTGGATGATTTCTTCATCTCTGCATATGTCTCTTTAAACATCAATCTATACACTGCAATTCAGAATAATAGTGGAATAATAAGTTTTCAAAGACTAGCATCTATCAAAGGATCTGCTCTTTGCTGTCAGACAGCTTTCTCGTATGTACATAATTTACTCTACATTCTTAaaaaattgttcacccaaaaatttaaattatgtcataatttactcaaccttatgtcgTTCCCAACCCCTAGGACTTTCTTTCATAGCACACAAGGAGATGAAAAGGAGGCAaaatgttcaccattcacttccattgcattttttcaccatataatgaaagtgaatggtgactgaggttaacactctgcctaacgtctccttttgtgttctatggaggaaagaaagttatatggattgggaacaacataagggtgaataaatgatgacagaataaacatttttgggtgacctatccctttaagactcctTTCTGAGTGTACATAAGCATAGAAAGGGCCCTGGGATGAGACAacagaagaaaagagaaaaaagaaagaagaagaaatacCTACAGGCAATTTTTTCTTCTTTAGTGAGGTAGTTCCAGGGTCCTTTCTCCTTCTGCTTCAGGCTCTTGTCTGCAGCTCTGAGGGTGTCCTGGTATGGTCGGTCTGGTAAAGGAGTGTCCAGACGGTCCCAGTACATTGGAAGAGACATGTCCGCCTGTTCTCTCTCACCtctgaaaacaaaaacagatatgGACAATATACAACAGTTAACTTCGCTTTATCTACAGTTTTCATGACTAACCACTGGGCGGCACCATGATTGCCGCTagaatgtaaaaactaccaaaatgaGTGATCCAGAAGGAGAACAGCAACCGTTTTAAgagttagttggagtaaaaattagttcAGGTTCAGAGTCATAACAACtcgaagtagttaatgatatcaacgtaaatAACCTCGGGCCATCGCCCTCCTTTCATCTACGCAATCGGctgaggcactgtcaaaacacGGTCATCGTAACTCTGTAAAGAATGGGGactatggattttttttatttggcaatttaATATGCGAAACATCAAATTATCTGCTAAAAACATACGCCTGGACACCGGAAAAAAAGGCTTTCATTATGAATCATTGAAGACTTccacattatatatttttatcagcttttcttttctttaattttctttcaaataagacaggttttgtatttctatttGGAACTTAGTGATCGTGTGcatcattgacctgagcttatgcacctaatttctgagtgaaaaaaagcattatttgtggataattttggcaatattaaataaaatatgaaaatatgctgTACTatatatcacactagtgtgctttaatgttcaaacaggaagtttgttttgaaattcatttatttagtaaataattgcacaaagtcacacttgtggtcttcctggtcaaaaatgtccggcttattaaaaattgcttataaatatctcattgtgctatattatcaccaaatattggattagatctttttgtcaacttgttttctttcaattaggacaggttttgtatttctttttggaacttattgatcataggcctcactgacctgagcttatgcaccttggtttttaaatgaaaaaaacattctttATGGGTTATTTTGACTAAATTAAATACCATAAGAAAACATCTGTACtattaatgtttaaaacatttttaagcacttttatttttttaaatggcagaaAGCCACACTAttggtgttcccagtcaaaaatgactggaCATTGAAAATAAAAGGGGATGatcgcaaaaaaacaacaacaaaaaaagacttttatttttaaatgaagcaGGGCAAGTGATCTACTGTCATGATCAATGATGTGATCAAGAGCCTCATGCACAGAGAAGTGCTTAGCCATTGTGCTGCCACAAAGTGAATGATGAGCAAGGCCCTATGAGGCTTTATATACCTTAGCTGTGGGAAAACTTATGTATATTAGTAAACATTAGCCACATTAGCCAAATGAGGACATAGTGCGTGCCAGGGTCAGTTGTGTTCCCACCGACCCatctggggcttcatcgtgcctcctcggggctttttctgggccaacggccaatggccttttgccaaccgattacccttgggccaaacaaggccaaccggaGATTGAGGCAGGTACAAAGTCAAAGTTCTGCCGAACTTGTCAGGatatgtatccagcgcacaacagcACAGAttcgggaaaaaaataaataaataaatgcaggcacagtacaaatacattaaaacacaCTATGGACAAAGCAGTGcaaaaagaaattactttccatgttTCGGTGAACATTCATAGATGGTGTACTGGGACATTAGTGGAGAGACCATTCAGGACATCATGGCCACAGGCAGATTATGAAtagcaagggccccggggccaattttctttcaGGTTCCCGCCggtccaattatcttttaaagttgagatctacgcaatctattttcattgatttaagtctcttttaatacccgttctgttatttacagtcagattaattcaaacacagcACGGGTGTGTAAAAAGAACCCACTCAACCGAAACACATTAACTGAAacgccactgttcttaaagagacaaaactatTTTTACGTTTGTTATACGTAATTTAAACTcagtgtaaatactacaaattatgcatacaaaatgcatatttacaggggccataataaattatgaaatattttaatttcatcaaacactttaaatattgaagaatttaacaaatatggtaggctcctacagtatctgtgcaagggtttggtgaaattcagcaaaatcagaccactagatggcaccattgaccaatcagaatagagtattccagagagccgtgtaatgaGCCGGTCATTCAGCGCATTTAAACGATTGTGCTTATGTCAACAATGGGTGTAAGAACTGATCGAcaagggtagatttttgcccattaccctgatttagcgttgcatgtaaacacctttaccgccgtttttaccagcttatccaagtGTGCGTAAGCATGACTCTTCATGGTTTGATGTCAGAAGCAGTGAATAACTTGATTATTTGAAGTCAATTtttaaacacggttttcttgcattgttggATTTTTACAATGAGATAATTTTTTGAgatttatcagcatattggtgtgcatgtcaATGGGCTCATTATCCTAATTTGTattgatacattttaaataactctATTATGAGGGATTAGAAAAGAGACAATTAATGAACACATACTGATATAATGCTGATGCGTCAACCACTGATCACACAACATTTCAGAATCAGTTTGTTTTCACAGAAAATGTATTACCATGCCCATGGCCGGCCATCCTGGCACTGCTAGAGCTGAATGCAGCCACTGCCCATCTGGACGGAAGCCCCCCTACACGCCCAGCAGTCAAACGCAGCATCTGAACCACAAGAGAAATCAAGAACACCCTTCAAAACCTTTCATGAAGACCACAACACTTGGCAGGCTAAAGTTAAATATAAGCAAAGCAAATTCActattgcacttatttttttactACCATTCCTAATCACTTCCATGTCATCTACACTATTAGCCACACAGCAGCCTGCTTTGCAGCCAACATTTGTAGGTCATCCTCTTAACGTATGTGCCTCCGTATGCTTGCGAGTATTCTAGAGTAATGACTTTCAACCAATTGTTGGTGTTGCCAAAGTCTTACATTTAAGAATTTTTGCCATTTTACTATGCATTTCTGAGGTTCAACCATAATGCGACAGTCTGGATCACTTTTTCTGAAATTGTAGGATAATTATGTTAAATATAGTTtataaaaattagatttttgtgtCTCCTGGTGAAATTATGTAAGTGAACTTTATAAAGGTAGACTACTACATGCTGCTTTAGTTCCTCCAGTTCTGGGCCAAATCCAAATCTCAGCTTGATCAGTCTGGTCACATAATCATCTTTTACAGTTAATTACAGCAAGTCTCCACCAACCCTCCTTGCACAGATACTCTAGCTCTGGATAAACAACAGCCTGTGTTTTTGTTACACACTCCCAAGAAGCTTTGTTGACTTGGCATTGCCACATTAAAATCTTATTCTGTATTTCTCAGATCAGTATTTGTTTGAATAAATCatcatcaaatattttttattcattgaaACAAAATATGAACTTTCTGTATGTGCAGAGGCAGAGAGACAAACATGCTGTAAATAAAATGGATGAATCTGGCAATAGTTCAAGACAAGAGTTTGCAAAAACCTATACAAATGTGCAAACAGAGAAATAaacaaatacttaaaatactagctctaacatttttgtttactgcTCTATCAAAACTTTATGCTTTAAAGAATGCAGTTTCTACTCAAATTTGGACACTTGCACTCTAGCAGCATTGCTTTATTGCAGAGATTGTGAGAAAAATCAAAACAGTCATTATATAAGAGCCATAAACTAATTTGTTGCTCATTATTAGTTCAGCAGTTTCTCTTAAGCTGTCGAAAGCTGGCCCGTTTGTCAAATATTATCAGAAGTTGAAGAATAGTCTGCAGTTCAGCAAACATCGCATCTTTTGAAACAATTTCAAGACCATTTCCACAGTTAAATGCGTTCTGCAAGTATTCTGTAAGAGCACAGATGCATTTTCCCCTGCCTTTTTGGTCTTTGTGTCTTCTCCCCCTGCTGTTTCTAGATAGTTTGCTCAACGTACTCACAGTTTTCCTGAGAGGCGAGATGATAaatatggcaaaatcaaacaCAGGAAAAAAAGGAATACTTGAAGAAACAAAATGTGCAATCTTTCTTTGTTTTATGCATATGTCACTGCCTGGGATTTTGGCACACACAGGCAGGATGCTTGACCATGGAAACACAGGGGTGGGTGGGTAATGTAAGGGGAGAGATGGTGGGAGGTATTGGGTTTAGAAGGGATTTTAAACTGTGAGAGACTGTGTAAGTAAACAATGAGCCGAGCATGTGACCGTACTGTTTACCGGGACATCAGTGCTGAAGTTTATCTCTTAACATATCAAATGTGTTCCATGCTTGTTGCTGTTGGTTAGGGTTAGTTTCGGACAGTAGAGGAAATGGaacagatctttaaaaaaaaaaaataaaaaaaaaatgggtagAGAGAGGCAGGGAGTTTATCTGGATCATGTCCAGTCCTGATCTGGGTTTAGCCCAATGCGACCTGAACTAAAGTCTGCTTCAATAGTCAGGCAGTGAGCCTGCCTGCTGGTATATATTTCACCGCCAAACCAATGGTCACCAAAACTGAACAGAGGGGAGTAAAACAGGGAGATAGCAGTGATTAGACTGCCATAGTGTTCAAATAAGGACAAGACTGCTGTGAAATATTCCATCTCCTCAAGCACTTGGAGATGGAAACACTGAGCACACAGTGTCAGATACTACAGAGTGACTTATGAGATAACAAGCATTGAATAGAGAACACAGACAATCGTGTTAATAAATTATGCTCTTACATTTAATTTGTTTCCTTGTTTTGCTCTGCTCTCCTTCTGATCACAGTTTTAAGACATTTAAAGGATCACCAACCGTGTCTTATTATCATTTCACCTTTATAAATGTGTTGGAAAGGTGAGAATCTGATCACATCTGCCAACAATAACAACTTTTTTGTTCTCACACGTTTAAAAAAATCATAGCCATTAAGGAATGTTCAGTGTTAAATAGCAATTAAGCTTTTTCAACAGCTGCTGTGACATGTTGCTGATTACCAAAAAAACCtaacctcagtttgtaaaaacaaacaaaaatctatggaaatctatggggcaaggcattcaccagaataaaatgttaaaatattttgaaagTACAGCCACCAGACTTAGGCAagacaaggcaagtttatttatatagcacatttcatacacaatgacaatttaaagtgctttacatataaattgAAAGAAattacaaaatacataaaataaataaaaaccaattaagaacatgaagaataaaaagtaataaaacaaatgcatttttttaaatgattaaaatgagtaataataaaaggaatattaaattgttaagaccatccataactgttgttaaccttccctgattaaacagaggataaccaaaaatGGTTGATACACACTTTAATAGTTGTTATCCTTCCCTTCGACTTAAACATTATAAGCATTTACACAGGACTGCAAACGACTACACAAGACTTTCTAATCTTTGTGTAGGAGGAGGCACAGCTCTTGTTCCTTCATTGCGTGGTGTAGCTTCAGTGCATCTCCCCCTCACCTGTGCCTCTGCTAACTGGGTTTATTGCAAAGGTGATATAAGCCCATCATAAGTAGATGCCAGTGTGCAGTGCTGGTGTGTGTGGCACCCCTTGGTCACCCTGGCAATATTCCTGTGCAAAAAcacagcagggttgggagggttacttttaaaatgtattccactacagaatacatgctgtaaaatgtaatttgtaacgttttCTATTAGATTACTCATCAATAATGTAATCTGAATACtatggattacttcagcactggcagatttttccacttgtttttgactataaacaagtgaaTAGTATACAAAAAAtatgccagtacagtaagacaaaatacacttattaaaaatacattctttgaaaaaggcttatatcttatgcagtgttgtttctcaaatacattttttttaaggatgtatTCGATATTTTTAcagcaaaaatacaaaaaatatcaaaGATCCTAATGCCCTAATATCAAACgtcttacaaaaaataaataaatacataaataaattaacatgtattttctTTACACAAGATTAACTATTTCTGAACTTACTTCAAAACCGCAAAGAGTGTACACAACATCTCTCTCTATCAAGTTCCCAAAGGTAAAGTTCTTCACTGACATGTTAAAGCGCCCTCTGTGTGCTCGAATGAATGCATCAAATCATTAGgacaaatatattattattattattattattattatttatatataacatAAGTGTTTCACCTCTATTCAAACGCTCATCAGATCGCaccattaaaatacagtatgtgaatgtTTTCCAACGGAACTgactacatttttaaatgtaaaggtGAATTGTGAAAACCTTAAAGAGCCTCCAGGTGGTAGCAGTAAACCTCATATGGTACAAGCTGCAGGTCTTCTATCATTCCTACAGTTGACACAAGGGGCAGCAGCGGGTTTGAGTGCTCATGACTCCACTGGCTTACACGATGCTTGTATCTCGTTTgtaaggctgcatgctaggtaggacgcgtcctttgaaggctgcagtataccgagtgtcctcctttaaacaagtctcgtttaaacgagatggaaacggaacgtaacatggttgctatgacagcacgtcactctttaacaagcgcgagcgctttgagtgagaagggaacaaagtccctttagaaaggaatgtatgaggtacattttaggagagttataatgatgtaaagagaaaagaaaatagattttacaggtgtacttttagtctaatactttattttaattatatattaatataattatacatattatataaactgcacccatctactgaggtacttcaacttgggaattaacattccttgcgtttgaacatcatatttacgggcaaattgccgttatttatttatttattgacatttccattgaagcaaaatattgtgggttatgagtgcccacgaaggatacacctcatgcaccctccgaattcccgtgaaagaaggtcgcatttgaagtgtcctgcTCGCTTTTCATATATTCATTATATACTAAAATAATTATGTGCTTCACTATCTGATAATAATAACTTATAATGAAAAGCTTCCCTTGACGTCATCATGGCAAAAATACACTGATCGCTCGGGTAGGCAGGGTGTGGTTCCTGatcgtgatgaactctgggaAACATTTAGCCTGAAAGACCGAAGCGGTATTCGcactagtgtggatttagtgtgggttaagtgcactgagctttggtatgttttagacatgggacagtcttgaacacttacttcctgtAGCGAGCACACgcactcaagtggccaagaccgcaagtgtgggtattggAACAGGGCCTCACTATGGTTAGGAtcagggggtcaggaattggctggttagcaggtccctgttagcacctgctggtagatgctggaactccaccacccgatggcaaaaagcatgtttccccatagacagccattcaaaagtagccgtgttttatgacaattttaaaaaaaaatttttttttacaagaaccatttaaatataaattatttaattacattatagcACATCGTCATCCGGTGACGGgttgtttttgaagggctcttaaaagcatgaaattgaTTGATATTTTTCCCTATCTATTCCCATTGACGAGTGATCAATCATGTgacatgagcaaagatggcagcctccatttcgttagctttctgggaaccctgcgctagctgagcacagtcatagagatgaatggggatgctaacagatagctctctccaggtgtTTTATATCTCAATGATTAGGATTGGGGGTAGAGTTATGGCCTCGCCAGTCTGTTAGGCACAAATCAGGGCACCTTCTACAATGAAGCACCAGTGACAGACAGCATAGAAACAAGTTGAATCAAACAAATAAGTTGAATTCAGCTG from Myxocyprinus asiaticus isolate MX2 ecotype Aquarium Trade chromosome 29, UBuf_Myxa_2, whole genome shotgun sequence includes the following:
- the LOC127420586 gene encoding cytochrome c oxidase subunit 4 isoform 2, mitochondrial-like, encoding MLRLTAGRVGGLPSRWAVAAFSSSSARMAGHGHGNTFSREQADMSLPMYWDRLDTPLPDRPYQDTLRAADKSLKQKEKGPWNYLTKEEKIALYRLMFKETYAEMKKSSSESKTMLGGIFFFIGFTGLVVLWQRLYVYPTHPCTLDDEWQTMQVKRMLEMWVNPVESFSAKWDYEKGQWK